The Streptomyces sp. Je 1-332 genome has a window encoding:
- a CDS encoding DegT/DnrJ/EryC1/StrS family aminotransferase: MLRAAGVGAGDEVIVPAYGNVEIAEAVVLAGAVPVFADIDRATYCLDPDAVTAAITPRTAAVAVVHRFGHPADVRRLREVGQRFGILVLEEGETHAPYDELARRRVHAAYLSGRLGGVITPDGVEGHSYQQYVVRVPGNGRPDRDAFARAVRAKGIDCRVPVKTPVHRTSDFWRDVCLPETERAADDTLALPVDASMSRRQLQRVVSACNALGGLLQPA, translated from the coding sequence ATGTTGCGAGCCGCAGGCGTCGGCGCCGGTGACGAGGTCATCGTGCCGGCGTACGGAAACGTCGAGATCGCCGAGGCCGTGGTCCTGGCAGGGGCCGTGCCCGTGTTCGCGGACATAGACCGGGCGACGTACTGCCTCGATCCTGACGCAGTGACCGCCGCCATCACCCCCCGTACGGCCGCCGTGGCCGTCGTGCACCGCTTCGGGCACCCGGCCGACGTCAGGCGACTTCGGGAAGTCGGGCAGCGGTTCGGCATCCTCGTACTGGAGGAGGGTGAGACGCACGCTCCGTACGACGAGCTTGCGCGGCGGCGGGTCCACGCGGCCTACCTCAGCGGGCGGCTCGGCGGGGTGATCACCCCGGACGGCGTCGAGGGACACAGCTATCAGCAGTACGTCGTGCGCGTGCCCGGGAACGGCCGGCCGGACCGGGATGCCTTCGCGCGTGCCGTACGAGCCAAGGGAATTGACTGCCGGGTGCCCGTGAAGACGCCCGTTCACCGCACGTCGGACTTCTGGCGCGACGTCTGCCTTCCGGAGACCGAGCGCGCCGCGGATGACACTCTGGCGTTGCCGGTCGACGCGTCGATGTCGCGGCGTCAGCTGCAGCGCGTGGTGTCTGCCTGTAACGCGCTCGGCGGGCTTCTTCAGCCGGCGTAG
- a CDS encoding SpoIIE family protein phosphatase — translation MVGDLGVDTRTRSSVITARAAATFDPVGRSVATARSFVRDTLQGWGFTDIVDDAVVLTSELVTNAVVHAGTAADVLCLRSEDAVRIEVSDHYPEREIPLQQSAVNMGNPDREGGRGLQLCAALATRWGVDYTPTQKLVWFQLDLPDRSVGTRAAGPALPAELLPLTDGRVRVAVVQIDRVGAISAWNEDAEELFGYAAEQVTGKPLTDFAAWPHTPGTSTGIVEALQLSRWEGSYGIRGSDGRVTPVYASHLRVRDADGEPSTVCLLVRDDERAVLQTPLRGPAPEPGTLTESHTADPFEVFIGSPAPDDLDGLLQRTVERARDMLDGDAAFLLLATDDETELEVRASTGLPSARQRFARVPVEAGPGRYGSARMPAVHEDLTVVPGAVPLLSGTGMRSVVTVPLKVEGRLTGSLGVAAEAPDRYSNEEALRLQFAADRIALAVESARLGELERLRRGSLSFLVEASDLLAGTLDRDQTLALMAQMTVPTLATWCAVYTIADQSSEPFLSYVLHEDEERIDGLKALLSKIAPPDPVPTPGARVWAAPSEAAHQAALRTSMRSLGLGEPMSLGSGIGTTLSTASAVGGETVVLPLVARNRVIGMLTLGKPSDEHFRQEILELAEDLSRRAALALDNARLYSERMAISQSLQRSLLPPGLPQIPGVEVEVIYRAAGEGNEVGGDFYDLFPIRDGAYGFAIGDVCGTGPEAAAVTGLARHALRLLAREGFGGPAVLERLNAAILDEGARSRFLTLLYGELWPQEDGSAVLKIVCAGHPLPLRLRQDGTVEPYAEPQPLLGVMDDLELYEQTMTLDPGDVLLCVTDGVTERREGTRMLGDDGLADVLTTCTGLTAGAVAARIMRAVERFATDAPSDDMAILAMRVPGLHKD, via the coding sequence ATGGTGGGAGACTTGGGCGTCGATACTCGTACGAGGAGTTCTGTGATCACCGCGCGCGCGGCTGCGACTTTCGACCCCGTCGGGCGTTCCGTCGCGACGGCACGCTCCTTTGTCCGCGACACCCTCCAGGGCTGGGGGTTCACGGACATCGTCGACGACGCGGTCGTCCTCACCAGCGAGCTGGTCACCAACGCCGTCGTGCACGCCGGGACCGCCGCGGACGTCCTGTGTCTGCGCAGCGAGGACGCCGTACGCATCGAGGTCTCCGACCACTACCCGGAACGCGAGATCCCGCTCCAGCAGTCCGCCGTGAACATGGGCAACCCGGACCGCGAGGGCGGCCGCGGCCTCCAGCTGTGCGCGGCGCTCGCCACCCGCTGGGGCGTCGACTACACCCCCACCCAGAAGCTGGTCTGGTTCCAACTCGACCTCCCCGACCGCTCGGTGGGCACCCGCGCCGCGGGCCCCGCCCTCCCCGCCGAGCTGCTCCCGCTCACCGACGGCAGAGTCCGCGTCGCCGTCGTCCAGATCGACCGCGTGGGCGCGATCTCCGCCTGGAACGAAGACGCCGAAGAGCTTTTCGGGTACGCCGCCGAACAGGTCACCGGCAAACCCCTCACCGACTTCGCCGCCTGGCCGCACACCCCGGGCACCAGCACGGGCATCGTGGAAGCGCTCCAACTCTCCCGCTGGGAGGGCAGTTACGGCATCCGCGGCTCCGACGGCCGCGTGACCCCCGTCTACGCCTCGCACCTGCGCGTCCGCGACGCCGACGGCGAACCCTCCACGGTCTGCCTGCTCGTCCGCGACGACGAGCGCGCCGTCCTGCAGACCCCGCTGCGCGGCCCCGCCCCCGAGCCCGGGACGCTCACCGAGTCGCACACCGCCGACCCCTTCGAGGTCTTCATCGGCTCCCCCGCGCCGGACGACCTCGACGGTCTGCTCCAGCGCACGGTCGAACGCGCCCGCGACATGCTCGACGGCGACGCCGCCTTCCTGCTCCTCGCCACGGACGACGAGACGGAGCTGGAGGTCCGCGCCTCCACAGGCCTGCCATCGGCCCGCCAGCGCTTCGCCCGCGTCCCCGTGGAGGCAGGACCCGGTCGCTACGGCTCCGCCCGCATGCCGGCCGTCCACGAGGACCTCACGGTCGTCCCCGGCGCCGTACCGCTCCTCAGCGGCACGGGCATGCGCTCGGTCGTCACGGTCCCGCTGAAGGTCGAAGGGCGCCTCACGGGCTCCCTCGGCGTCGCCGCCGAGGCCCCCGACCGCTACTCGAACGAAGAAGCGCTTCGCCTCCAGTTCGCCGCCGACCGCATCGCCCTCGCCGTCGAGTCCGCGCGCCTCGGCGAGCTGGAGCGCCTGCGCCGCGGCTCGCTCTCCTTCCTCGTCGAGGCATCGGACCTCCTCGCGGGCACCCTGGACCGCGACCAGACCCTGGCGCTCATGGCCCAGATGACCGTCCCGACACTCGCCACCTGGTGCGCGGTCTACACGATCGCCGACCAGTCGTCCGAGCCCTTTCTCTCGTACGTCCTCCACGAGGACGAGGAGCGCATCGACGGCCTGAAGGCACTCCTCTCCAAGATCGCCCCTCCCGACCCCGTACCGACCCCCGGAGCCCGCGTCTGGGCCGCCCCCTCGGAAGCCGCCCACCAGGCCGCCCTGCGCACCTCCATGCGCAGCCTCGGCCTCGGTGAGCCCATGAGCCTCGGTTCAGGTATCGGCACGACGCTCTCGACGGCGTCTGCAGTGGGCGGCGAGACGGTCGTTCTGCCGCTGGTCGCCCGCAACCGCGTCATCGGCATGCTCACGCTGGGCAAGCCGTCCGACGAACACTTCCGCCAAGAGATCCTGGAGTTGGCCGAAGACCTCTCCCGCCGAGCGGCCCTCGCCCTGGACAACGCCCGCCTGTACTCGGAGCGCATGGCCATCAGCCAGTCCCTCCAGCGCAGCCTGCTGCCGCCGGGGCTCCCGCAGATCCCGGGCGTCGAGGTCGAGGTCATCTACCGCGCGGCCGGCGAGGGCAACGAAGTCGGCGGCGACTTCTACGACCTCTTCCCCATCCGTGACGGCGCGTACGGCTTCGCGATCGGCGACGTCTGCGGCACGGGCCCGGAGGCCGCGGCGGTCACCGGCCTGGCCCGCCACGCCCTGCGTCTCCTGGCCCGCGAGGGCTTCGGCGGCCCCGCCGTCCTGGAGCGCCTGAACGCGGCCATCCTCGACGAGGGCGCCCGCAGCCGCTTCCTCACGCTCCTCTACGGGGAGTTGTGGCCGCAGGAGGACGGCTCGGCGGTCCTGAAGATCGTGTGCGCCGGCCACCCGCTCCCGCTCCGCCTGCGCCAGGACGGCACGGTGGAGCCGTACGCGGAGCCGCAGCCGCTCCTCGGCGTGATGGACGACCTGGAGCTCTACGAACAGACGATGACGCTCGACCCGGGCGATGTCCTGCTCTGCGTGACGGACGGCGTCACCGAGCGCCGCGAAGGCACCCGCATGCTCGGCGACGACGGCCTCGCGGACGTCCTCACCACCTGCACGGGACTCACCGCCGGCGCGGTAGCGGCCCGCATCATGCGCGCGGTGGAGCGCTTCGCGACGGACGCCCCGTCGGACGACATGGCGATCCTCGCGATGCGGGTACCGGGCCTCCACAAGGACTGA
- a CDS encoding HAMP domain-containing protein — protein MESGAATRGTKTRAKDGQSQSKQRKPRHGTTTSVDAAALNRLLAALAAMRDGNFRKRLTVSGDDVMSEIAAVFNEVADRNLHLTGELSRVRRMVGREGKLTERLESGASEGSWAAAIDASNALVDDLVRPVSEVGRVLSAVAEGDLEQRMELRAQADEGNGHPLRGEFLKVGRTVNNLVDQLSTFTDEVTRVASEVGTEGKLGGQARVRGMSGSWKDLTDSVNTMAYRLTAQVRDIALVTTAVAKGDLSRKVTVHVAGEMLELKNTVNTMVDQLSSFSSEVTRVAREVGTEGELGGQAQVPGVAGVWKDLTDSVNLMAGNLTAQVRGIAQVTTAVANGDLSQKVTVSARGEVAQLAETINQMTETLRTFADEVTRVANEVGAEGQLGGQANVPGAAGTWKDLTDSVNTVFRNLTTQVRDIATVTTAVANGDLSQKVTVDVAGEMLELKNTVNTMVDQLSAFGAEVTRVAREIGVEGELGGQAQVQGAAGTWKDLTDSVNTAFRNLTGQVRNIAQVTTAVANGDLSQKVTVDVSGEMLQLKNTVNTMVDQLSSFADQVTRMARDVGTEGRLGGQARVDGVSGTWKELTDSVNFMAGNLTSQVRQIAQVTTAVARGDLSQKIDVDARGEILELKNTINTMVDQLSAFADQVTRVAREVGTEGRLGGQAQVPGVAGVWRDLTDSVNGMAGNLTAQVRNIAQVATAVARGDLSQKIDVDARGEILELKNTLNTMVDQLSAFAEQVTRVAREVGTDGILGGQAEVQGVSGTWKDLTQSVNGMANNLTLQVRNIAEVTTAVAMGDLSKKITVDAKGEILELVTTVNTMVDQLSNFAEQVNRVAREVGTEGNLGGQARVPGVTGTWKDLSDNVNLMANNLTGQVRNISQVAAAVANGDLTKKVTVEARGEVAQLADTVNTMVKTLSSFADEVTRVAREVGTDGILGGQARVPGVSGTWKDLTESVNGMASNLTGQVRNIAMVTTAIAKGDLTKKIDIDARGEILELKTTINTMVDQLSSFAEQVTRVAREVGTEGQLGGQARVRDVDGTWRDLTESVNEMAGNLTRQVRAIAEVATAVTRGDLNLKIDVDAAGEIQVLQDNINSMIANLRDTTLANKEQDWLKGNLARISGLMQGRRDLADVASLIMSELTPVVSAQHGAFFLALPTDEGAEPGAEQGDAYELRMMGSYGYSMGSMPTSFRPGETLIGTAAQERRTILVENAPSGYLRIASGLGEAPPAQVIVLPVLFEGTVLGVIELAAFQPFTQIQKDFLSQIAEMIATSVNTISVNTKTEVLLKQSQELTEQLRERSAELENRQKALQDSNAELEEKAELLAQQNRDIEVKNTEIEEARQVLEERAEQLAVSMRYKSEFLANMSHELRTPLNSLLILAKLLADNADANLTPKQVEFAETIHGAGSDLLQLINDILDLSKVEAGKMDVSPTRIALVQLVDYVEATFRPLTAEKGLDFSVRVSPELPATLHTDEQRLLQVLRNLLSNAVKFTDSGAVELVIRHANADVPNAIREQLLEAGSLRDADADLIAFSVSDTGIGIAGSKMRVIFEAFKQADGTTSRKYGGTGLGLSISREIARLLGGEIHAASEPGRGSTFTLYLPLHPSELPPQGYSQLSPLPGTVARPALEEGASTAEQPAQSEGVTPPRLDATPDSGTLFRRRRRAAHASSEQPPVLPGQGVAEPQEQRSQEQWPTAGQQEAAEARPGHQFGGEKVLIVDDDIRNVFALTSVLETHGLSVLYAENGREGIEVLEQHDDVTVVLMDIMMPEMDGYATTTAIRRMPQFAGLPIIALTAKAMKGDREKAIDSGASDYVTKPVDPDHLLSVMEQWMRGE, from the coding sequence GTGGAGTCTGGCGCAGCGACGCGGGGCACTAAAACGCGTGCGAAAGACGGACAGTCCCAGAGCAAACAGCGCAAACCGCGCCACGGGACGACTACGTCAGTAGACGCCGCGGCCCTGAACAGGTTGCTCGCGGCGCTCGCGGCCATGCGGGACGGAAACTTCCGCAAGCGGCTCACCGTCTCCGGTGACGACGTCATGTCGGAGATCGCCGCCGTCTTCAACGAGGTCGCCGACCGGAATCTGCATCTGACCGGTGAGCTTTCCCGGGTGCGGCGCATGGTCGGGCGTGAGGGAAAGCTCACGGAACGGCTGGAAAGCGGCGCGAGCGAGGGCTCATGGGCGGCGGCGATCGACGCCTCGAACGCCCTCGTCGACGACCTCGTACGCCCCGTCTCCGAGGTGGGACGCGTGCTCTCCGCTGTCGCCGAGGGCGACCTGGAGCAGCGGATGGAGCTGCGGGCGCAGGCGGACGAGGGGAACGGTCATCCGCTGCGCGGGGAGTTTTTGAAGGTCGGCAGGACGGTCAACAATCTGGTCGACCAGCTCTCGACGTTCACCGACGAGGTCACGCGCGTGGCCAGCGAGGTGGGTACCGAGGGCAAGCTGGGCGGTCAGGCGCGGGTACGTGGAATGTCCGGTTCGTGGAAGGATCTCACGGATTCGGTGAACACCATGGCGTACCGATTGACCGCTCAGGTACGTGACATTGCTCTCGTTACGACGGCAGTCGCCAAGGGCGACTTGTCCCGAAAGGTGACGGTCCACGTCGCCGGCGAGATGCTGGAGCTGAAAAACACCGTCAACACGATGGTGGACCAGCTCTCGTCGTTCTCCTCCGAGGTGACCCGCGTCGCGCGCGAGGTCGGCACGGAGGGCGAGCTCGGCGGCCAGGCGCAGGTGCCGGGTGTGGCGGGAGTGTGGAAGGACCTCACCGACTCGGTGAATCTTATGGCCGGCAACCTCACCGCCCAGGTGCGTGGGATCGCCCAGGTCACGACGGCCGTCGCGAACGGCGATCTGTCCCAGAAGGTGACGGTGAGCGCACGCGGCGAGGTCGCCCAACTCGCCGAGACGATCAACCAGATGACCGAGACGCTGCGTACGTTCGCGGACGAGGTCACCCGCGTCGCGAACGAGGTCGGCGCCGAGGGGCAGCTCGGCGGTCAGGCGAACGTGCCGGGCGCGGCGGGGACGTGGAAGGACCTCACCGACTCGGTGAACACGGTCTTCCGGAACCTCACCACGCAGGTGCGGGACATCGCGACGGTGACGACGGCGGTCGCCAACGGCGATCTCTCGCAGAAGGTCACGGTCGATGTCGCGGGCGAGATGCTCGAGCTGAAGAACACCGTGAACACGATGGTGGACCAGCTCTCCGCCTTCGGTGCCGAAGTGACGCGTGTGGCGCGCGAGATCGGCGTAGAAGGTGAGCTCGGCGGCCAGGCGCAGGTGCAGGGCGCGGCCGGCACGTGGAAGGACCTGACGGACTCGGTCAACACCGCCTTCCGTAACCTCACGGGCCAGGTCCGCAACATCGCGCAGGTGACGACGGCGGTCGCCAACGGCGACCTGTCGCAGAAGGTCACCGTCGATGTCTCCGGCGAGATGCTTCAACTGAAGAACACCGTGAACACGATGGTGGACCAGCTGTCGTCGTTCGCCGATCAGGTCACGCGGATGGCGCGCGACGTGGGTACGGAGGGGCGCCTCGGCGGCCAGGCCCGCGTGGACGGTGTCAGCGGCACCTGGAAGGAACTCACCGACTCCGTCAACTTCATGGCGGGGAACCTGACGTCGCAGGTACGCCAGATCGCCCAGGTCACCACCGCGGTGGCCCGTGGCGACCTCTCCCAGAAGATCGACGTGGACGCGCGCGGCGAGATCCTGGAGCTGAAGAACACCATCAACACGATGGTCGACCAGCTTTCGGCCTTCGCCGACCAGGTGACCCGGGTGGCCCGCGAGGTGGGCACGGAAGGCCGCCTCGGCGGGCAGGCGCAGGTGCCCGGCGTGGCCGGAGTGTGGCGCGATCTGACCGACTCCGTGAACGGCATGGCCGGCAACCTCACCGCCCAGGTGCGCAACATCGCGCAGGTCGCGACCGCGGTGGCCCGTGGTGACCTCTCGCAGAAGATCGACGTGGACGCGCGCGGCGAGATCCTGGAGCTGAAGAACACCCTCAACACGATGGTGGACCAGCTCTCCGCCTTCGCCGAGCAGGTGACGCGGGTGGCCCGCGAGGTGGGCACCGACGGCATCCTGGGCGGTCAGGCCGAGGTGCAGGGTGTCTCCGGCACCTGGAAGGACCTCACGCAGTCCGTGAACGGCATGGCGAACAACCTGACGCTTCAGGTCCGCAACATCGCCGAGGTCACGACGGCCGTCGCCATGGGCGACCTCTCCAAGAAGATCACCGTCGACGCGAAGGGCGAGATCCTCGAACTCGTCACCACCGTGAACACGATGGTCGACCAGCTCTCGAACTTCGCCGAGCAGGTCAACCGCGTGGCCCGCGAGGTGGGCACCGAGGGCAACCTGGGTGGCCAGGCGCGGGTCCCGGGCGTCACCGGCACCTGGAAGGACCTCAGCGACAACGTCAACCTGATGGCGAACAACCTGACCGGTCAGGTCCGCAACATCTCCCAGGTCGCGGCGGCGGTCGCCAACGGAGACCTGACCAAGAAGGTGACGGTCGAGGCGCGCGGCGAGGTCGCGCAGCTCGCCGACACCGTCAACACCATGGTGAAGACGCTGAGTTCGTTCGCGGACGAGGTGACCCGAGTGGCCCGCGAGGTGGGCACGGACGGCATCCTCGGCGGGCAGGCCCGGGTGCCCGGAGTCTCGGGCACGTGGAAGGACCTGACGGAGTCCGTGAACGGTATGGCCTCCAACCTCACCGGCCAGGTCCGCAACATCGCGATGGTCACCACCGCGATCGCCAAGGGCGACCTGACGAAGAAGATCGACATCGATGCCCGGGGCGAGATCCTCGAACTCAAGACCACCATCAACACGATGGTCGACCAGCTGTCGTCCTTCGCCGAGCAGGTCACGCGCGTGGCCCGCGAGGTGGGTACGGAAGGGCAGTTGGGCGGTCAGGCGCGCGTGCGGGACGTCGACGGCACGTGGCGTGACCTCACCGAGTCCGTGAACGAGATGGCCGGGAACCTGACGCGTCAGGTGCGCGCCATCGCCGAGGTCGCCACCGCGGTGACGCGCGGCGACCTGAACCTGAAGATCGACGTGGACGCGGCGGGCGAGATCCAGGTCCTCCAGGACAACATCAACTCGATGATCGCCAACCTCCGCGACACCACCCTCGCCAACAAGGAACAGGACTGGCTCAAGGGCAACCTCGCCCGCATCTCCGGTCTGATGCAGGGCCGCCGGGACCTGGCGGACGTCGCCTCGCTGATCATGAGCGAGCTGACCCCGGTGGTCTCCGCGCAGCACGGCGCCTTCTTCCTGGCGCTGCCCACGGACGAGGGCGCGGAGCCGGGTGCCGAGCAGGGGGACGCGTACGAGCTGCGCATGATGGGGAGTTACGGCTACTCCATGGGCTCCATGCCCACCTCCTTCCGGCCCGGCGAGACGCTCATCGGCACGGCCGCGCAGGAGCGGCGCACGATCCTCGTGGAGAACGCGCCCTCCGGCTACCTGCGGATCGCGTCCGGCCTCGGCGAGGCGCCGCCCGCGCAGGTGATCGTGCTCCCGGTGCTCTTCGAGGGAACCGTCCTCGGCGTGATCGAGCTGGCCGCGTTCCAGCCGTTCACGCAGATCCAGAAGGACTTCCTCAGCCAGATCGCCGAGATGATCGCGACGAGCGTCAACACCATCAGCGTCAACACCAAGACCGAGGTACTGCTCAAGCAGTCGCAGGAGCTCACCGAGCAACTGCGGGAGCGCTCGGCGGAGTTGGAGAACCGACAGAAGGCACTACAGGACTCCAACGCCGAACTGGAGGAGAAGGCCGAGCTGCTCGCCCAGCAGAACCGCGACATCGAGGTCAAGAACACCGAGATCGAAGAGGCAAGGCAGGTCCTGGAGGAGCGTGCCGAACAGCTCGCGGTCTCCATGCGGTACAAGTCCGAGTTCCTGGCGAACATGTCGCACGAGCTGCGCACGCCGCTCAACTCCCTGCTGATCCTGGCGAAGTTGCTCGCCGACAACGCCGACGCCAACCTCACCCCCAAGCAGGTGGAGTTCGCCGAGACGATCCACGGCGCGGGCTCGGACCTGCTCCAGCTGATCAACGACATCCTCGACCTGTCGAAGGTCGAGGCGGGCAAGATGGACGTCTCCCCGACGCGCATCGCCCTGGTGCAACTCGTCGACTACGTAGAGGCCACTTTCCGGCCGCTGACCGCGGAGAAGGGGCTCGACTTCTCCGTAAGGGTGTCTCCGGAGCTGCCCGCGACGCTGCACACGGACGAGCAGCGGCTCCTCCAGGTGCTGCGCAACCTCCTGTCCAACGCGGTGAAGTTCACCGACTCCGGAGCGGTCGAGCTGGTGATCCGGCACGCGAACGCCGATGTGCCCAACGCCATCCGCGAACAGCTCCTGGAGGCGGGTTCGCTGCGGGACGCGGACGCGGATCTGATCGCCTTCTCGGTCAGCGACACCGGCATCGGTATCGCGGGCAGCAAGATGCGCGTGATCTTCGAGGCGTTCAAGCAGGCCGACGGAACGACGAGCAGGAAGTACGGCGGCACGGGCCTCGGCCTCTCCATCAGCCGGGAGATCGCGCGCCTGCTCGGCGGTGAGATCCACGCGGCGAGCGAACCGGGCCGCGGCTCGACGTTCACGCTCTATTTGCCGCTGCACCCGAGCGAACTGCCGCCGCAGGGTTACTCGCAGCTGTCACCCCTGCCGGGCACGGTCGCGAGGCCCGCCCTGGAGGAGGGCGCGTCCACGGCCGAGCAGCCCGCGCAGAGCGAGGGTGTCACGCCGCCGCGGCTGGACGCGACGCCGGATTCCGGCACGCTCTTCAGGCGCCGGCGTCGTGCCGCGCACGCCTCTTCGGAGCAGCCGCCGGTGCTGCCGGGGCAAGGGGTCGCCGAGCCTCAGGAGCAGCGCTCGCAGGAGCAGTGGCCGACCGCGGGGCAGCAGGAGGCGGCCGAGGCGCGGCCCGGCCACCAGTTCGGCGGCGAGAAGGTGCTCATCGTCGACGACGACATCCGCAACGTGTTCGCGCTCACCAGCGTCCTGGAGACGCACGGCCTCTCGGTGCTGTACGCGGAGAACGGCCGTGAGGGCATCGAAGTCCTGGAACAGCACGACGACGTGACGGTCGTCCTGATGGACATCATGATGCCGGAGATGGACGGGTACGCGACGACGACGGCGATCCGCAGGATGCCGCAGTTCGCCGGGCTCCCGATCATCGCGCTCACCGCGAAGGCCATGAAGGGCGACCGGGAGAAGGCCATCGACTCCGGGGCGTCCGATTACGTTACGAAGCCGGTCGACCCGGATCATCTGCTCTCGGTGATGGAGCAGTGGATGCGCGGGGAGTGA
- a CDS encoding response regulator, whose translation MVQKAKILLVDDRPENLLALEAILSALDQTLVRASSGEEALKALLTDDFAVILLDVQMPGMDGFETAAHIKRRERTRDIPIIFLTAINHGPHHTFRGYAAGAVDYISKPFDPWVLRAKVSVFVELYMKNCQLREQAALLRLQLEGGGKSAAGEAKEPAGLLAELSARLAAVEEQAEALTKQLDDDSADAAAVATAAHLERKLTGLRRALDALEPGTGSGAPSVSSQS comes from the coding sequence ATGGTGCAGAAGGCCAAGATCCTCCTGGTCGATGACCGGCCGGAGAATCTGCTGGCGCTGGAGGCCATCCTCTCTGCGCTCGATCAGACCCTGGTACGGGCATCGTCCGGGGAGGAAGCGCTCAAAGCACTACTCACGGACGACTTCGCGGTCATTCTGCTGGACGTCCAGATGCCAGGCATGGACGGTTTCGAAACCGCCGCGCACATCAAGCGGCGAGAACGGACCCGGGACATCCCGATCATCTTCCTCACCGCCATCAACCACGGCCCGCACCACACGTTCCGCGGGTACGCGGCCGGTGCGGTGGACTACATCTCCAAGCCGTTCGATCCGTGGGTGCTGCGCGCGAAGGTTTCGGTGTTCGTCGAGCTGTACATGAAGAACTGCCAACTGCGGGAGCAGGCAGCCCTGCTGCGTCTCCAGCTCGAAGGTGGCGGCAAGTCGGCGGCGGGTGAAGCCAAGGAGCCCGCGGGGCTTCTCGCCGAGCTCTCGGCGCGCCTCGCGGCCGTCGAGGAACAGGCGGAGGCGCTCACGAAACAGCTGGACGACGACTCGGCGGACGCCGCCGCGGTCGCCACCGCGGCCCATCTCGAACGCAAACTCACCGGCCTTCGACGGGCTCTTGACGCCCTGGAGCCGGGCACCGGAAGCGGTGCGCCTTCGGTGTCCTCGCAGAGCTGA